A stretch of the Microcella sp. genome encodes the following:
- a CDS encoding threonine aldolase family protein, with amino-acid sequence MTRIHDTTYRGFASDNYAGVHPEVLAALADANGGHQIAYGEDQYTAQLAEVIKAEFGEHAEVFPVFNGTGANVLSLTALMPRWGAVIASGTAHIHTDEGGAPERVSGLKLFTVPTPDGKLTPELIDTEAFGWGDEHRAQPLAVSITNTSEVGTVYTPDEVRAIADHAHAHGMALHLDGARVWNAAAALGTSLRAFTADAGVDVLSLGGTKNGLLGAEAIVVLDPSRVDGLIYLRKMNMQLASKMRFISAQLLTLFDEGLGIRSAMHANAMAARLRSGLEGMLAAGDVPTDSLGFSQPTQANAVFALLANDAADRIRERVRFYDWDRARGEVRWMCAFDTTEADIDGFIEVVRQELTR; translated from the coding sequence GTGACCCGCATCCATGACACCACCTACCGCGGCTTCGCCAGCGACAACTACGCCGGCGTGCACCCCGAAGTGCTCGCCGCCCTCGCCGACGCCAACGGCGGCCACCAGATCGCCTACGGCGAAGACCAGTACACGGCGCAGCTCGCCGAGGTCATCAAGGCCGAGTTCGGCGAGCACGCCGAGGTGTTCCCCGTGTTCAACGGCACGGGCGCCAACGTACTCTCGCTCACCGCGCTCATGCCGCGCTGGGGCGCCGTCATCGCGAGCGGTACGGCGCACATTCACACCGACGAAGGCGGGGCACCCGAGCGCGTGAGCGGGCTCAAGCTCTTCACGGTGCCGACACCCGACGGCAAGCTCACCCCCGAACTCATCGACACCGAGGCCTTCGGCTGGGGCGACGAGCACCGCGCGCAGCCGCTCGCCGTCAGCATCACGAACACGAGCGAGGTCGGCACGGTCTACACGCCCGACGAGGTGCGTGCGATCGCCGACCACGCGCACGCGCACGGCATGGCGCTGCACCTCGACGGTGCCCGCGTCTGGAACGCCGCCGCCGCTCTTGGCACCAGCCTGCGCGCGTTCACCGCCGATGCTGGCGTCGACGTGCTGTCGCTTGGCGGCACCAAGAACGGGCTGCTCGGTGCTGAAGCGATCGTCGTGCTCGACCCCTCGCGCGTCGATGGGCTCATCTATCTGCGCAAGATGAACATGCAGCTCGCGAGCAAGATGCGCTTCATCTCAGCACAGCTGCTGACGCTGTTCGACGAGGGACTGGGCATCCGCTCGGCGATGCATGCGAACGCGATGGCGGCCCGCTTGCGATCGGGTCTTGAGGGGATGCTCGCCGCCGGCGACGTGCCCACCGACTCGCTCGGCTTCAGCCAGCCGACACAGGCCAATGCCGTGTTCGCACTCCTGGCGAACGACGCCGCCGACCGCATTCGCGAGCGCGTGCGCTTCTACGACTGGGACCGCGCTCGCGGCGAGGTGCGCTGGATGTGCGCGTTCGACACGACTGAGGCCGACATCGACGGCTTCATCGAGGTCGTGCGGCAAGAGCTCACCCGCTAG
- a CDS encoding PGPGW domain-containing protein: MSTHDPRILQPGDAGYEAAGAATRITKPRSAAASAREAIRRRPKLDRAYRTGVKVVGGTTVGLGVVLMPLPGPGTLIALGGLAILGTESERAKKLNRQGVDLATRAAATAKAAREKRAARKDAPQA; encoded by the coding sequence GTGAGCACCCACGACCCCCGCATTCTTCAACCCGGCGACGCCGGGTACGAGGCCGCGGGTGCCGCGACGCGCATCACCAAGCCGCGCTCAGCCGCGGCGTCGGCGCGCGAGGCGATTCGGCGACGCCCGAAGCTCGACCGGGCCTACCGCACCGGCGTGAAGGTGGTCGGCGGCACGACCGTCGGGCTGGGCGTCGTGCTCATGCCTCTGCCCGGCCCCGGCACTCTCATCGCCCTCGGCGGACTCGCGATTCTCGGCACCGAGAGCGAGCGGGCGAAGAAGCTCAATCGGCAGGGCGTCGACCTGGCCACGCGCGCGGCGGCCACCGCGAAGGCGGCGCGCGAGAAGCGCGCTGCGCGAAAGGATGCTCCCCAGGCGTAG
- a CDS encoding LysE family transporter, with amino-acid sequence MLEALLAGAIAGYALAIPVGAIAALLITLGARHGARVAAGGAFGAATVDGIYATVAVTAGAVIAPLILQIEEPLRWISVVVLVVLGIVLAWPAFRRQAAPITAVEIDEHSAADADASTARVGVRRVTAWRLFVTVSALTLINPVTVVYFAALIGSSTIPADATAAERAVFVLAAFAASLSWQLLLTTAGSLVGRVLTGPKGARVTALVGGALVIALAVRAALV; translated from the coding sequence GTGCTGGAGGCACTGCTGGCTGGCGCGATCGCGGGCTATGCCCTGGCGATACCCGTCGGTGCGATCGCCGCGCTGCTGATCACTCTCGGCGCGCGGCACGGCGCGCGAGTGGCCGCGGGCGGCGCCTTCGGCGCCGCGACGGTCGACGGGATCTACGCGACCGTTGCGGTCACCGCCGGGGCCGTGATCGCGCCCCTGATCCTGCAGATCGAAGAGCCTCTGCGGTGGATCTCGGTGGTCGTGCTCGTGGTGCTGGGCATCGTGCTCGCGTGGCCCGCGTTCCGTCGGCAAGCGGCACCGATCACGGCGGTCGAGATCGACGAGCACAGCGCGGCTGATGCTGATGCGTCGACGGCTCGGGTCGGCGTGCGTCGCGTGACGGCATGGCGGCTGTTCGTGACCGTCAGCGCGCTCACGCTCATCAACCCCGTGACCGTCGTCTACTTCGCGGCGCTCATCGGCAGTTCGACGATCCCCGCAGACGCCACCGCGGCGGAGCGAGCGGTGTTCGTGCTCGCCGCCTTCGCCGCCTCGCTCAGCTGGCAACTGCTGCTCACGACGGCCGGGTCGCTCGTCGGGCGGGTGCTCACGGGCCCGAAGGGCGCGCGAGTTACCGCCCTCGTCGGCGGGGCGCTCGTCATCGCGCTCGCGGTGCGCGCCGCCCTCGTCTAG
- a CDS encoding sensor histidine kinase, with translation MSSAEVDADGYWMRPAPGRAGLRGDGLLALGIALGAAATVVLYSAAEFFDEPPVPWMAALMVLGLSGPLVWRRMYPITVTVIISVVFIAGLQNGVPEVLFSNIALFVGMYSIGAWSRSRRRALISRAVIVGAMFAWLFWSLTQAAFDTSLAPEDSGVGFIAPGVAFGIITVLTNILYFAGAWAFGDRAWAAARERAQLQARTDELARERERTAEQAVALDRVRIGRELHDVVAHHVSVMGIQAGAARRALGSDRPEAAAAATASLEAIEQSARQAVDELHRLVSTLRSPADGESEAVDGPSTRTTAHLQLLVDDVRGTGRPATLTVVGEPVPLGPLVDTTLYRVAREAVTNSLKHAGASAGLEVRLRFTPEAVELEVADSGVGARAAARSGASTPGGGLGQVGMRERLAAVGGTLEAGPRSRGGYLVRASVPLMVSEHSVAGGAS, from the coding sequence GTGAGCTCTGCAGAGGTCGATGCCGACGGGTACTGGATGCGCCCCGCCCCGGGCCGCGCCGGCCTGCGCGGCGACGGCCTGCTCGCGCTCGGCATCGCGCTCGGTGCCGCGGCCACCGTCGTGCTGTACTCGGCAGCCGAGTTCTTCGACGAGCCCCCTGTGCCGTGGATGGCCGCGCTCATGGTGCTCGGCCTCTCAGGGCCGCTGGTGTGGCGCCGCATGTACCCGATCACGGTGACCGTCATCATCTCGGTCGTCTTTATCGCCGGGTTGCAGAACGGCGTGCCCGAAGTACTGTTCAGCAATATCGCGCTCTTCGTGGGCATGTACTCGATCGGCGCGTGGAGCCGCTCTCGACGACGCGCGCTCATCTCGCGGGCCGTGATCGTGGGCGCCATGTTCGCCTGGCTGTTCTGGAGCCTGACGCAAGCCGCGTTCGACACCTCGCTCGCGCCGGAAGACTCGGGCGTCGGGTTTATCGCGCCCGGAGTCGCGTTCGGCATAATCACCGTGCTCACGAACATCCTCTACTTCGCTGGAGCCTGGGCGTTCGGCGACCGCGCGTGGGCCGCCGCCCGCGAGCGCGCCCAGCTGCAGGCCCGCACCGACGAGCTCGCCCGCGAGCGCGAGCGCACCGCCGAGCAGGCCGTGGCACTCGATCGCGTGCGCATCGGGCGTGAGCTGCACGACGTCGTCGCCCACCACGTGTCGGTCATGGGCATTCAGGCGGGAGCGGCTCGCCGGGCGCTCGGCAGCGATCGCCCCGAAGCCGCCGCGGCCGCGACCGCGTCTCTCGAAGCGATCGAGCAATCGGCCCGGCAAGCAGTCGATGAGCTACACCGGCTGGTGTCGACCCTGCGGTCTCCCGCCGACGGCGAGAGCGAGGCGGTCGACGGCCCGAGCACCCGCACGACCGCGCACCTGCAGCTGCTCGTCGACGATGTACGCGGCACAGGCCGCCCGGCGACCCTGACCGTCGTCGGCGAGCCCGTGCCGCTCGGCCCGCTCGTCGACACCACCCTCTACCGCGTCGCGCGCGAAGCCGTCACGAACAGCCTCAAGCACGCCGGGGCGAGTGCGGGCCTCGAAGTGCGGCTGCGGTTCACACCAGAGGCGGTCGAGCTCGAGGTCGCCGACTCTGGCGTGGGGGCGCGGGCAGCTGCCCGGTCAGGCGCATCCACGCCCGGCGGCGGGCTCGGGCAGGTCGGCATGCGCGAGCGGCTCGCCGCCGTCGGCGGCACGCTCGAGGCCGGGCCGCGCAGTCGCGGCGGGTACCTCGTGCGGGCATCCGTGCCCCTCATGGTGAGTGAGCACAGCGTGGCGGGGGGCGCGTCGTGA
- a CDS encoding LLM class F420-dependent oxidoreductase → MRFGLFIPQGWRHDLVDIDPNEHWAVMKSLALHADAGQWESIWVYDHFHTVPVPSDEATHEAWSLMAAFGAVTERVRLGQMCTCMGYRNPAYLAKVAATVDHVSGGRVEMGIGGGWYEHEWNAYGYGFPEIGDRLRMLDEGVQIMKQAWSEGTATLDGRYYQVDGAIVRPLPVQKEGIPFWIAGGGEKVTLRIAAQYARYTNFAGTPEEFTHKSEVLRGHCERLGTSFDAITRSSNFNTVVGRDEAEVAERIAAIEARLTPYIGDERAAKAVADLRNGSGLAGTPEQIVEQLKARESLGMTYAITYFAEAAYDTSGIELFEKEVMPALL, encoded by the coding sequence ATGAGATTCGGACTCTTCATTCCCCAGGGCTGGCGCCACGACCTCGTCGACATCGACCCGAACGAGCACTGGGCGGTGATGAAGAGTCTCGCGCTGCACGCCGATGCGGGGCAGTGGGAGTCGATCTGGGTCTACGACCACTTTCACACCGTGCCGGTGCCGAGTGACGAGGCCACGCACGAGGCGTGGAGCCTCATGGCGGCGTTCGGCGCTGTGACCGAGCGCGTGCGCCTCGGCCAGATGTGCACGTGCATGGGCTATCGCAACCCCGCCTATCTGGCGAAGGTCGCTGCCACGGTCGACCACGTCTCGGGGGGTCGCGTCGAGATGGGCATCGGCGGCGGCTGGTACGAGCACGAGTGGAACGCCTACGGCTACGGGTTCCCCGAGATCGGCGACCGCCTGCGCATGCTCGACGAGGGCGTACAGATCATGAAGCAGGCCTGGTCTGAGGGCACGGCGACCCTCGATGGCCGGTACTACCAGGTCGACGGCGCGATCGTTCGGCCGCTACCCGTGCAGAAGGAGGGCATCCCGTTCTGGATCGCCGGCGGCGGCGAGAAGGTAACCCTGCGCATCGCCGCGCAGTACGCCCGGTACACGAACTTCGCCGGCACCCCCGAAGAGTTCACGCACAAGAGCGAGGTTCTGCGCGGTCACTGCGAACGACTCGGAACAAGCTTCGACGCGATCACGCGGTCGTCGAACTTCAACACCGTCGTCGGCCGCGATGAGGCGGAGGTCGCCGAGCGCATCGCCGCGATCGAAGCGCGCCTGACGCCCTACATCGGTGACGAGCGCGCGGCGAAGGCCGTCGCCGACCTGCGCAACGGGTCGGGTCTCGCCGGCACTCCCGAGCAGATCGTCGAGCAGCTCAAGGCACGCGAGTCACTCGGCATGACCTACGCCATCACCTACTTCGCCGAGGCCGCCTACGACACGAGCGGTATCGAGTTGTTCGAGAAAGAGGTCATGCCCGCGCTGCTGTAA
- a CDS encoding ABC transporter permease codes for MTTTVAPHSALSTRAAVGLVAGREISSKVRSKSFQISTAILVVLVAAGIIIANLLSSSGDATRIAAVGDAADGFVGIESIEVEAVSTVAQAEQLVLDGDVEAAVVPLSNAEPGTPAVEIIALDATPVSLVQALSIAPDVRLLQEAPVDSGLGFLIAFGFGIVFFTAAITFGGTIAQSVVEEKQTRIVEILLTAVPARALLAGKVVGNSALALGQIVLIAIAAALALMLTGQDVLLSDLGPAAVWFIVFFAVGFVLLAAMFAASASLVSRMEDTGSVLQPVMWLVMLPYFLIIFFYDNEVVVGIMSYVPFSSPVGMPTRIFLEQVQWWEPYLSLVLLAASAAVIVAIGARIYENSLLRTGGRVKLGEALRG; via the coding sequence ATGACCACCACCGTTGCTCCCCATTCAGCGCTCTCCACGCGCGCCGCCGTCGGCCTCGTCGCAGGCCGCGAGATCAGCTCGAAGGTGCGATCGAAGTCGTTCCAGATCTCGACCGCGATCCTCGTCGTGCTCGTCGCGGCGGGCATCATCATCGCGAACTTGCTGTCGAGCTCGGGTGATGCGACCCGCATCGCCGCGGTCGGCGACGCCGCCGACGGTTTCGTCGGCATTGAGAGCATCGAGGTCGAGGCCGTGTCGACCGTCGCGCAGGCAGAGCAGCTCGTGCTCGACGGTGATGTCGAAGCGGCCGTCGTGCCACTCTCGAACGCCGAGCCCGGCACTCCCGCCGTGGAGATCATCGCGCTCGACGCGACGCCCGTGTCACTCGTGCAGGCGCTCTCGATCGCACCCGATGTGCGCCTGCTGCAAGAGGCGCCGGTCGACTCAGGGCTGGGCTTTCTCATCGCCTTCGGCTTCGGCATCGTCTTCTTCACCGCCGCGATCACCTTCGGCGGCACGATCGCGCAAAGCGTTGTCGAAGAGAAGCAGACGCGCATCGTCGAGATTCTGCTGACCGCCGTGCCGGCCCGGGCTCTGCTCGCGGGCAAGGTCGTCGGCAACTCGGCGCTCGCGCTCGGTCAGATCGTGCTCATCGCCATCGCGGCGGCGCTCGCGCTCATGCTCACCGGGCAAGACGTGCTCTTGAGCGACTTGGGCCCCGCGGCCGTCTGGTTCATCGTGTTCTTCGCGGTCGGCTTTGTGCTGCTCGCCGCGATGTTCGCGGCCTCGGCCTCGCTCGTGTCGCGGATGGAGGACACGGGCAGCGTGCTGCAGCCGGTCATGTGGCTCGTGATGCTGCCCTACTTCTTGATCATCTTCTTCTACGACAACGAGGTAGTGGTCGGCATCATGTCGTACGTGCCCTTCTCGTCGCCCGTCGGCATGCCGACGCGCATCTTCCTCGAGCAGGTGCAGTGGTGGGAGCCCTACCTCTCGCTCGTGCTGCTCGCGGCAAGCGCCGCGGTCATCGTGGCGATCGGCGCTCGCATCTACGAGAACTCGCTGCTGCGCACCGGCGGCCGCGTGAAGCTCGGCGAGGCGCTGCGGGGCTGA
- a CDS encoding ABC transporter ATP-binding protein: MLTISNVTKHYGERRVLDDVSFEVGRGRLTGFVGGNGAGKTTTMRIILGVLAADSGSIDLDGSPLTREGRRRFGYMPEERGLYPKMKVHEQLVYLARLRGMRSAVAAEKADELLERLELHERRNEPIEKLSLGNQQRAQIAAALVHEPEVLVLDEPFSGLDPMAVETVLGVLSERAARGVPVLFSSHQLDVVERLCDDIVVIADGAIRAAGTREALREANSGSQWELQVGDDAAWVRAMPDIEVVEFDGSYVLFEADARSAQSVVQQAAQRGEVHRFAPRRPTLTEIFREVVQ, from the coding sequence ATGCTCACGATCAGCAACGTGACCAAGCACTACGGCGAGCGCCGCGTGCTTGACGACGTGTCGTTTGAGGTCGGCCGCGGTCGCCTCACGGGCTTCGTCGGCGGCAACGGCGCCGGCAAGACCACGACCATGCGCATCATTCTCGGTGTGCTCGCCGCCGACTCGGGCTCGATCGACCTCGACGGCAGCCCGCTGACCCGCGAGGGCCGTCGGCGCTTCGGCTACATGCCCGAAGAGCGCGGGCTCTACCCCAAGATGAAGGTGCACGAGCAACTCGTGTACCTGGCGCGTCTGCGCGGTATGCGGTCTGCCGTCGCTGCCGAGAAGGCCGATGAGCTGCTCGAGCGGCTCGAGCTGCACGAGCGGCGCAACGAGCCCATCGAGAAGCTCTCGCTCGGCAACCAGCAGCGCGCGCAGATCGCTGCCGCGCTCGTGCACGAGCCCGAGGTGCTCGTGCTCGATGAGCCGTTCTCGGGCCTCGACCCGATGGCCGTCGAGACAGTGCTGGGCGTGCTGAGCGAGCGCGCTGCGCGCGGAGTGCCGGTGCTGTTCTCGAGCCACCAGCTCGATGTCGTCGAGCGCCTCTGCGACGACATCGTCGTGATCGCCGACGGCGCGATCCGGGCCGCCGGCACGCGCGAGGCGCTGCGCGAGGCCAACTCTGGCTCGCAGTGGGAACTGCAGGTCGGCGACGACGCCGCGTGGGTGCGTGCGATGCCCGATATCGAGGTCGTCGAGTTCGACGGCAGCTACGTGCTCTTCGAAGCCGATGCGCGCAGCGCCCAGAGCGTCGTGCAGCAGGCCGCCCAGCGCGGCGAGGTGCACCGATTCGCACCCCGTCGCCCCACCTTGACCGAGATCTTCCGAGAGGTCGTGCAGTGA
- a CDS encoding GyrI-like domain-containing protein codes for MTETQAVPHLLTVDPCPVAVLREVVPLSTLPQFFDRAFQAVPAVLSRQQITITGPPLAIYFGMPTDTVDVAGGVPSAGMVVPEDGVGAFTLPGGRVARVVHRGSYDTLGESYGLLTEWMGEHSLTPGPLMWESYLTEPEPGGDPMDLLTEISWPVAEAAAPNSDAAA; via the coding sequence ATGACCGAGACCCAGGCTGTTCCGCATCTGCTCACCGTCGACCCGTGCCCCGTCGCGGTGCTGCGCGAGGTCGTACCCCTGTCGACGTTGCCGCAGTTCTTCGATCGCGCGTTCCAGGCGGTTCCCGCCGTGCTGAGTCGCCAGCAGATCACGATCACAGGCCCGCCGCTCGCCATTTACTTCGGGATGCCCACCGACACCGTCGACGTCGCGGGCGGTGTGCCCAGCGCAGGCATGGTGGTGCCCGAAGACGGAGTCGGGGCGTTCACGCTGCCCGGCGGCCGCGTCGCGCGGGTCGTGCACCGCGGCTCGTACGACACTCTCGGTGAGAGCTACGGACTTCTCACCGAGTGGATGGGCGAGCACTCGCTGACCCCCGGGCCGCTCATGTGGGAGTCGTACCTCACCGAGCCCGAACCCGGTGGGGATCCGATGGACCTGCTCACCGAGATCAGCTGGCCGGTCGCCGAAGCAGCTGCTCCGAACTCCGACGCAGCAGCTTAG
- a CDS encoding response regulator produces the protein MTVRVLLVDDHDLVRTGFRTILESEPDIEVVGEARDGAEAINQATALRPDVICMDVQMPGMDGLEATHRIVEATDARTGPPVGVLVLTTFDRDDYLFAALDAGASGFLLKNASPEKLVEAVLVVARGEALLAPDVTRRVIERATEAREAASPTPDARLADLTERETEVLRLLARGLSNAEIARELWLGEATVKTHVSKVLLKLGLRDRVHAVVFAYENGVATPGDAD, from the coding sequence GTGACCGTGCGCGTGCTGCTCGTCGACGATCACGATCTGGTGCGCACGGGCTTTCGCACAATTCTCGAGTCAGAGCCGGACATCGAGGTTGTCGGAGAAGCGCGCGACGGGGCCGAGGCGATTAATCAAGCCACCGCACTGCGCCCCGATGTGATCTGCATGGACGTGCAGATGCCCGGCATGGACGGCCTCGAGGCGACGCACCGCATCGTCGAGGCGACGGATGCTCGCACAGGGCCGCCCGTCGGCGTTCTCGTCTTGACGACCTTCGACCGTGACGACTACCTCTTCGCAGCGCTCGACGCCGGTGCGAGCGGCTTTCTGCTCAAGAACGCGAGCCCCGAGAAGCTCGTCGAGGCCGTGCTTGTCGTCGCTCGGGGCGAAGCACTGCTGGCGCCCGACGTCACTCGGCGCGTGATCGAGCGGGCAACCGAGGCTCGCGAGGCTGCCTCGCCCACGCCTGACGCACGTCTCGCCGATCTCACCGAGCGCGAGACGGAGGTGCTGCGGCTGCTCGCCCGCGGCCTCAGCAACGCCGAGATCGCGCGCGAGCTCTGGCTCGGCGAAGCGACCGTCAAGACCCACGTCTCGAAAGTGCTGCTGAAACTCGGGCTGCGCGACCGCGTGCACGCCGTGGTGTTCGCCTACGAGAACGGCGTCGCCACCCCGGGCGACGCCGACTGA
- a CDS encoding SDR family NAD(P)-dependent oxidoreductase, with the protein MTGDLTDRTVVVAGAGGVGGRAVCAALTAAGAHVVAVGSRAESLTDVDASETAVVDLADPAAVTAWAAELRERRPSIDGLLHLVGGWRGGSDPDDFEWLERRVLTTLRVVSRELRDDLSTSSAGRLAIVSSASVAQPKWGMANYVTLKSAAETWVQALASGWRTKGTPTAAVTFVVGALDEPGTVDNLAAACAALWSVEHDQLNGALVEVATEI; encoded by the coding sequence GTGACGGGTGACCTCACCGACCGCACGGTCGTGGTGGCCGGCGCCGGCGGCGTCGGCGGTCGCGCCGTGTGCGCGGCCCTCACCGCCGCGGGCGCGCACGTCGTGGCGGTCGGGTCTCGAGCCGAGTCGCTGACCGACGTGGATGCGTCTGAAACCGCGGTCGTCGACCTCGCCGACCCGGCCGCCGTGACCGCGTGGGCGGCCGAGCTGCGCGAGCGCCGGCCGAGCATCGACGGCCTGCTGCACCTTGTCGGCGGATGGCGCGGCGGCTCTGACCCCGACGACTTCGAGTGGCTCGAACGTCGCGTGCTCACGACTTTGCGCGTGGTCAGCCGCGAGTTGCGCGACGACCTGAGCACGTCGAGCGCGGGGCGCTTGGCGATCGTGAGTTCAGCATCCGTCGCCCAGCCGAAGTGGGGCATGGCCAATTACGTCACCCTCAAGTCGGCGGCCGAGACGTGGGTGCAGGCGCTCGCGAGCGGCTGGCGCACCAAGGGCACCCCGACTGCGGCCGTGACGTTCGTCGTCGGAGCGCTCGACGAGCCGGGCACGGTCGACAACCTCGCCGCGGCGTGCGCGGCGCTCTGGTCGGTCGAGCACGATCAGCTCAATGGTGCCCTCGTCGAAGTGGCCACTGAGATCTGA
- a CDS encoding ATP-dependent Clp protease ATP-binding subunit: MANMQGAPSSQEQQKSALEQYGVNLTEIARSGKLDPVIGRDAEIRRVSQVLSRRTKNNPVLIGEPGVGKTAVVEGLAQRIVAGDVPDSLKDKQLVGLDLSALVAGAKYRGEFEERLKAVLKEIDESNGQVITFIDELHSLMGAGGGEGSVAAANMLKPMLARGELRMIGATTLNEYREYIEKDAALERRFQQVFVGEPSVEDTVAILRGLKERYEAHHKVTIADSALVAAASLSNRYITSRQLPDKAIDLVDEAASRLKMEIESSPVELDELKRAVTRLEIEELALKKEKDEASKARLVKLRDELKEKTQQRDALQQRWSLEKSGLTAVGELKTRLNESRIALDKAMREGEYQQASKLNYEIIPGIEQQLADAESVESGPRMVNDQVTDDDIAAVVAAWTGIPVDKLTQGETEKLLTLEAELGKRIIGQKDAVVAVAEAVRRTRAGISDPDRPTGSFLFLGPTGVGKTELAKALADYLFDDEKSMVRIDMSEYGEKFSVSRLIGAPPGYVGYEQGGQLTEAVRRRPYSVILLDEVEKAHPEVFDLLLQVLDDGRLTDGQGRTVDFRNTILILTSNLGSQLLIDPSLDWPAKVAGVNDIVRQAFKPEFVNRLDDIVVFSPLSVDDLGQIVSLQIDRLERRLTERRLQLAVTPDARTWLAERGYDPVYGARPLRRLMQHEIDDALARAILSGTISDGDVVRVDVAPGGDDLVVARMADVPA, encoded by the coding sequence ATGGCCAACATGCAGGGCGCCCCCTCTAGCCAAGAGCAGCAGAAGTCTGCCCTCGAGCAGTACGGCGTCAACCTCACCGAGATCGCACGGTCGGGCAAGCTCGACCCGGTGATCGGGCGCGACGCCGAGATTCGACGCGTCAGCCAGGTGCTCAGCCGCCGCACGAAGAACAACCCCGTGCTCATCGGTGAGCCCGGCGTCGGCAAGACCGCCGTCGTCGAAGGCCTCGCCCAGCGCATCGTCGCGGGCGACGTGCCCGACTCACTCAAAGACAAGCAGCTCGTCGGCCTCGACCTGTCGGCGCTCGTCGCCGGCGCGAAGTACCGCGGCGAGTTCGAAGAGCGCCTCAAGGCGGTGTTGAAAGAGATCGACGAGTCGAACGGCCAGGTCATCACCTTCATCGACGAGCTGCACTCGCTCATGGGCGCGGGAGGCGGTGAGGGCTCGGTCGCGGCCGCCAACATGCTCAAGCCCATGCTTGCGCGCGGCGAACTGCGCATGATCGGTGCGACCACGCTCAACGAGTACCGCGAGTACATCGAGAAAGACGCTGCGCTCGAGCGCCGCTTTCAGCAGGTCTTCGTCGGCGAGCCGAGCGTCGAAGACACCGTCGCCATTCTGCGCGGCCTGAAAGAGCGATACGAGGCGCACCACAAGGTGACGATCGCCGACAGCGCGCTCGTGGCAGCGGCATCCCTCAGCAATCGCTACATCACGAGCCGCCAGCTGCCCGACAAGGCCATCGACCTCGTCGACGAGGCCGCGAGCCGCCTCAAGATGGAGATCGAGTCGAGCCCCGTCGAACTCGACGAGCTCAAGCGCGCCGTCACGCGCCTCGAGATCGAAGAGCTCGCGCTCAAGAAGGAGAAAGACGAGGCCTCGAAAGCGCGTCTGGTGAAACTGCGCGATGAGCTGAAAGAGAAGACCCAGCAGCGGGATGCTCTGCAGCAGCGCTGGAGCCTCGAGAAGTCGGGCCTCACCGCCGTCGGCGAGTTGAAGACGCGCCTCAACGAGTCGCGCATCGCGCTCGACAAGGCCATGCGCGAGGGCGAGTACCAGCAGGCCTCGAAACTCAACTACGAGATCATTCCGGGCATCGAGCAGCAGCTCGCCGACGCCGAGAGCGTTGAGAGCGGCCCTCGCATGGTCAACGATCAGGTGACCGACGACGACATCGCGGCGGTCGTTGCGGCGTGGACGGGTATTCCCGTCGACAAGCTCACGCAGGGCGAGACCGAAAAGCTGCTGACCCTCGAAGCCGAGCTCGGCAAGCGCATCATCGGGCAGAAAGACGCGGTCGTCGCCGTCGCCGAGGCCGTGCGTCGCACCCGGGCCGGCATCAGCGACCCCGACCGCCCGACCGGCTCGTTCCTCTTCCTCGGCCCGACGGGCGTGGGCAAGACCGAGCTCGCGAAGGCGCTCGCCGACTACCTGTTCGACGACGAGAAGTCGATGGTGCGCATCGACATGAGCGAGTACGGCGAGAAGTTCTCTGTCTCGCGCCTCATCGGTGCCCCTCCCGGCTACGTGGGCTACGAGCAGGGAGGTCAGCTGACCGAGGCCGTGCGTCGACGGCCCTACTCGGTGATCCTGCTCGACGAGGTCGAGAAGGCCCACCCCGAGGTCTTCGACCTGCTGCTGCAGGTGCTCGATGACGGCCGTCTCACCGATGGTCAGGGTCGCACCGTCGACTTCCGCAACACGATCCTGATTCTGACCTCGAACCTGGGTTCGCAGCTGCTCATCGACCCGTCGCTCGACTGGCCGGCGAAGGTCGCGGGCGTCAACGACATCGTGCGACAGGCGTTCAAGCCTGAGTTCGTCAACCGTCTCGACGACATCGTTGTCTTCTCGCCGCTCTCGGTCGACGACCTCGGCCAGATCGTCTCGCTGCAGATCGACCGCCTCGAACGCCGTCTCACCGAGCGCCGTCTGCAACTGGCGGTGACGCCGGATGCTCGCACCTGGCTCGCCGAGCGCGGCTACGACCCCGTGTACGGCGCGCGGCCGCTGCGCCGCCTCATGCAGCACGAGATCGACGACGCCCTCGCCCGAGCGATACTGTCGGGCACGATTAGCGACGGCGACGTCGTGCGGGTCGACGTGGCACCGGGTGGCGACGACCTCGTGGTGGCCCGTATGGCTGACGTGCCTGCCTAA